A DNA window from Flavisolibacter ginsenosidimutans contains the following coding sequences:
- a CDS encoding Holliday junction resolvase-like protein, with amino-acid sequence MPILEITLNEGQILIFGILVVLTSIYFYNKTSNYKTRLQNELRLKQAEQTAAFQKQEAELKFKYQDWAIQELEKFKQTEIDSIKTNLEQVSLQAAANVLQQWKMNEEAKIRQDAISRSYAVNLGKISEHLVPFHGKFPFNPNDARFIGSPVDLLIFDGASENREDINIYFAEIKTGKSRLTELQRRIQSAVKDGRTYWIQINPDNDTFIQDNFKTSRDKIEEILKKIRTNANK; translated from the coding sequence ATGCCAATTCTTGAAATAACATTGAATGAAGGGCAAATACTGATTTTTGGAATTTTAGTTGTACTAACCTCCATTTACTTTTATAATAAAACTTCCAATTATAAAACAAGACTTCAAAACGAATTAAGGCTAAAACAAGCGGAACAAACTGCTGCATTCCAAAAACAAGAGGCAGAATTAAAATTCAAGTATCAGGATTGGGCAATACAGGAATTAGAAAAGTTTAAACAGACGGAAATTGATTCGATAAAAACCAATTTAGAACAAGTGTCTTTACAAGCAGCTGCGAATGTATTACAACAGTGGAAAATGAATGAAGAAGCGAAAATTAGACAAGACGCTATTTCAAGAAGCTACGCAGTAAACCTTGGTAAAATATCAGAGCATTTAGTTCCATTTCACGGCAAATTTCCATTTAATCCAAATGATGCAAGATTCATAGGCAGCCCTGTAGACCTTCTAATTTTTGATGGGGCATCTGAAAATAGAGAGGATATAAACATCTATTTTGCTGAAATTAAAACCGGAAAATCAAGATTAACTGAACTCCAACGTAGAATCCAATCAGCTGTAAAAGATGGGAGAACCTACTGGATACAAATAAATCCGGATAATGACACATTTATCCAGGATAACTTCAAAACAAGTCGAGACAAGATTGAAGAAATTTTAAAAAAGATTCGGACAAATGCAAATAAGTAG
- a CDS encoding beta-ketoacyl-ACP synthase III, protein MPHTQKITAAITAVGAYFPETKLTNADLEKMVETNDEWIRSRTGIEERRILKEPGKGTSDLAAPAVLQLCEKRGISPEEIDCIICATVTPDMVFPATANIIADKIGAKNCWGFDLEAACSGFLYSLTVGASLIESRRYKKVVVVGADKMSAIIDYTDRTTCILFGDAAAAVLLEPNTEGYGVMDSILKSDGSGREFLHMKAGGSLKPATAETVAAKEHYIFQDGQPVFKAAVKGMADVSAELLERNGLTGDDIAWLVPHQANKRIIDATANRMGLSHDKVMLNIHKYGNTTAATIPLCLWEWRHELNKGDNIVLAAFGGGFTWGATLVKWAY, encoded by the coding sequence ATGCCGCACACGCAAAAAATTACCGCTGCCATTACCGCCGTTGGCGCTTATTTTCCCGAAACAAAACTGACGAACGCCGATTTGGAAAAAATGGTTGAAACCAACGACGAATGGATACGCAGCCGCACCGGAATTGAAGAGCGGCGAATTTTAAAAGAACCCGGCAAGGGCACATCCGATTTAGCTGCACCGGCCGTATTGCAACTCTGCGAAAAACGCGGCATCTCTCCCGAAGAAATTGATTGTATTATTTGTGCTACCGTAACCCCCGACATGGTGTTTCCGGCTACGGCCAACATCATCGCAGATAAAATTGGTGCAAAAAATTGCTGGGGCTTTGATCTTGAAGCGGCTTGTTCGGGCTTTTTGTATTCGCTCACCGTTGGTGCTTCGTTAATCGAAAGCCGTCGTTATAAAAAAGTTGTTGTCGTGGGCGCCGATAAAATGAGTGCCATCATTGATTATACTGATCGCACTACCTGCATTTTGTTTGGTGATGCGGCGGCGGCGGTTTTGTTGGAACCCAACACGGAAGGCTACGGCGTTATGGACAGTATTTTAAAAAGCGATGGCTCGGGAAGAGAATTTTTACACATGAAAGCCGGCGGCTCGCTGAAGCCGGCAACTGCGGAAACCGTTGCGGCCAAGGAACATTATATTTTTCAGGACGGGCAGCCGGTGTTTAAAGCCGCTGTAAAAGGCATGGCCGACGTGAGCGCCGAACTCTTAGAGAGAAATGGTTTAACGGGCGATGACATTGCATGGCTTGTTCCGCACCAGGCCAACAAACGCATCATTGATGCCACCGCAAACCGCATGGGACTTTCGCACGACAAAGTGATGCTGAACATTCACAAATACGGCAACACCACGGCGGCTACGATTCCGCTTTGCCTGTGGGAATGGCGCCACGAATTAAACAAAGGCGACAACATTGTGCTGGCGGCTTTTGGCGGAGGATTTACGTGGGGCGCAACGTTGGTGAAATGGGCGTATTAA
- a CDS encoding phosphoglycerol geranylgeranyltransferase gives MKMNVYPSLLEKKQHGQKAFTVLIDPDKVDSSSLSLLVKSANDNKVDYFFVGGSLVVSDHLDECIEQIKKESAIPVILFPGSPSQLSKHADALLYLSLISGRNPELLIGQHVISAPFVKKSGLEIISTGYMVIDGGAPTTVSYISGAAPIPSDKAEIALCTAMAGEMLGHKLIYMDAGSGAKKAITEEMISIVSKNIDVPLVVGGGIRDAEKAYRNCKAGADVIVVGNAIEKEPSLLEEMAAAVRGVSVVK, from the coding sequence ATGAAGATGAATGTTTACCCTTCGCTTTTGGAGAAGAAGCAGCACGGACAAAAGGCGTTTACGGTTTTGATTGATCCCGACAAGGTTGATTCATCTTCGCTTTCCTTGCTGGTAAAAAGCGCTAACGACAACAAGGTTGATTATTTTTTTGTGGGTGGAAGCCTTGTGGTTTCAGATCATTTGGACGAATGCATTGAACAGATAAAAAAAGAATCGGCCATCCCCGTTATTCTTTTTCCCGGTTCGCCATCGCAACTGAGCAAACACGCCGATGCGCTTTTGTATCTTTCGCTTATCTCGGGCCGCAATCCCGAATTGCTCATTGGCCAGCACGTCATCTCGGCGCCTTTTGTAAAAAAGAGTGGCCTTGAAATTATTTCCACGGGTTATATGGTCATTGATGGCGGCGCTCCCACCACGGTTTCCTACATCAGCGGTGCGGCGCCCATTCCATCGGACAAAGCGGAGATAGCACTGTGCACGGCCATGGCCGGCGAAATGTTGGGCCACAAACTCATTTACATGGATGCGGGCAGCGGCGCTAAAAAAGCCATCACCGAAGAAATGATTTCGATTGTTTCGAAAAACATCGACGTGCCGCTGGTGGTTGGTGGCGGCATTCGCGATGCAGAAAAAGCCTACCGCAATTGCAAGGCCGGCGCGGATGTGATTGTGGTGGGCAATGCGATTGAAAAAGAGCCTTCACTTTTGGAAGAGATGGCGGCGGCGGTGAGAGGGGTGAGTGTGGTGAAGTAA
- a CDS encoding DUF1345 domain-containing protein, with translation MSFFQTLNRIHRTTRLLLALALGAGLFFSLRVFAVDAAVSFLYAWIGFSVTVLAFAWITIFINDPTTIGAVVSEQDNSPLMTFLFVVTAAFISLFAIIALLQGMPHYNKVGLTLHILLSAVAVSCSWLLIHTLFTLRYAHLYYSYPTAAEKAQQQVCGGLLFPGDESPDLLDFAYFSFVLGMTFQVSDVVASSKRIRRLVLVHGLLSFVYNTVIVAFTINILSGIIGK, from the coding sequence ATGTCTTTTTTTCAAACGCTCAACCGTATTCACCGAACCACACGCCTGCTGTTGGCGCTTGCGTTGGGAGCGGGCTTGTTTTTTTCGCTGCGGGTCTTTGCCGTTGACGCAGCCGTTTCGTTTTTGTATGCGTGGATCGGCTTCTCGGTTACTGTTCTTGCTTTTGCGTGGATCACTATTTTCATCAACGATCCTACCACCATTGGTGCAGTGGTGAGTGAGCAGGACAACAGCCCGCTGATGACGTTTTTGTTCGTGGTGACCGCGGCCTTTATTTCGCTCTTTGCCATCATTGCTTTGTTGCAGGGCATGCCGCATTACAACAAAGTAGGATTAACGCTTCACATCCTGCTTTCGGCGGTGGCGGTTTCTTGTTCGTGGCTACTCATTCATACCTTGTTTACGCTACGCTACGCACACTTGTATTACAGTTACCCAACGGCTGCCGAGAAAGCGCAGCAACAAGTTTGCGGCGGCCTCCTTTTCCCCGGCGACGAGTCGCCTGATTTGCTGGACTTTGCTTATTTCTCTTTTGTGCTGGGCATGACCTTCCAGGTGTCCGATGTTGTTGCCAGCAGCAAGCGCATTCGCCGGCTGGTGCTGGTGCACGGGCTTTTGTCTTTTGTTTACAACACGGTGATTGTGGCGTTCACCATAAATATTTTGTCGGGAATTATTGGCAAGTAA
- the ruvA gene encoding Holliday junction branch migration protein RuvA codes for MIAFLTGNFVKKTPSYVYIDVNGVGYEVQISLNTYSSIQDKEKGTLQTHLIVREDAHILFGFADAAEKEMFLQLVAVSGIGANTARVMLSYMKPDELSRAIVQGNAKTLEAIKGIGRKTAERIVVELRDKLAKQPVEAGTNISPWKSNTLQTDALNALVALGINRQAADGAIQKVLNQDPTVGVELLIKKALQLL; via the coding sequence ATGATCGCCTTCCTCACCGGCAACTTCGTAAAAAAAACGCCTTCCTACGTTTACATTGACGTAAACGGCGTGGGCTACGAAGTGCAAATCAGCCTCAACACGTATTCATCAATTCAAGACAAGGAAAAGGGCACACTGCAAACGCACCTGATTGTGCGGGAAGATGCGCACATCCTTTTTGGCTTTGCCGATGCAGCCGAAAAAGAAATGTTCCTTCAACTCGTTGCGGTTTCCGGCATCGGTGCCAACACCGCAAGAGTTATGCTTTCCTACATGAAGCCCGATGAACTTTCGCGGGCCATCGTGCAAGGCAACGCAAAAACTTTGGAAGCCATCAAAGGCATTGGCCGCAAAACCGCCGAACGCATTGTGGTGGAACTGCGCGATAAATTAGCCAAGCAACCCGTTGAAGCCGGAACAAATATTTCTCCGTGGAAAAGCAATACTTTGCAAACCGATGCGTTAAATGCTCTTGTGGCCTTGGGCATCAACCGGCAAGCGGCTGATGGTGCGATTCAAAAAGTGCTGAACCAGGACCCAACCGTTGGCGTGGAACTCCTGATTAAAAAAGCGCTTCAACTGCTCTGA
- a CDS encoding LytR/AlgR family response regulator transcription factor — protein MRAIIIDDERLARAELRKLLQDFPEVEVVDEASNAEEGVQKIESHNPDLIFLDIQMPGRTGFEMLQELDHAPTVVFTTAYDDYALKAFEVNALDYLLKPIEPKRLADAVEKIKKLQNGKTAQPASSGFAPSGLLGEHDQVFVKDGERCWFVKLSEVRLFESVGNYAKVFFGTNKPLILKSLNALEERLDPKIFFRANRKHIVNLHLIDKVESYFNGGLLLELKGGEKIEVSRRQTVKFKEMMSL, from the coding sequence ATGAGAGCCATTATCATTGACGACGAACGCCTGGCCCGCGCCGAACTTCGCAAACTGCTGCAAGACTTTCCCGAAGTAGAAGTGGTGGACGAAGCCTCTAATGCCGAAGAAGGCGTGCAAAAAATAGAAAGCCACAATCCCGATTTAATCTTCCTTGACATTCAAATGCCCGGCCGTACCGGCTTTGAAATGTTGCAGGAACTGGATCATGCGCCAACGGTTGTCTTTACCACGGCTTACGACGATTATGCGCTAAAGGCTTTTGAAGTAAACGCACTTGATTATCTTCTCAAACCCATTGAACCAAAACGGCTGGCCGACGCGGTTGAAAAAATTAAAAAGCTGCAAAACGGAAAAACGGCGCAACCGGCAAGTTCCGGTTTTGCTCCTTCCGGCTTATTGGGCGAACACGACCAGGTGTTTGTAAAAGACGGCGAACGTTGCTGGTTTGTAAAACTCTCGGAAGTGAGGCTGTTTGAAAGCGTGGGCAACTACGCCAAGGTTTTCTTCGGCACCAACAAGCCGCTGATTTTAAAATCGCTTAACGCTTTGGAAGAACGCCTCGATCCAAAAATTTTCTTTCGCGCCAACCGCAAACACATTGTCAACCTGCACCTGATTGACAAAGTAGAATCCTACTTTAACGGCGGCTTGTTGCTGGAATTAAAAGGCGGCGAAAAGATTGAAGTCAGCCGCCGGCAAACGGTGAAGTTTAAAGAAATGATGAGTCTTTAA
- a CDS encoding DinB family protein, with protein MKEVFLQYAAYNLWANNLLLSAAEALPEEQQMTEIKSSFPSLFKTVLHLLDAESIWWQRIKLQEKIERPSESFNGSFSELNKALLLQNKQWQDWISGLNEHGLQHEFIYFNSQGERFKQPVYQMLLHMFNHGTYHRGQMVTMLRQLGIEKIPSTDFIAWSRKK; from the coding sequence ATGAAGGAAGTTTTTCTGCAATACGCTGCGTATAATTTATGGGCAAACAACCTGCTTCTTTCTGCCGCAGAAGCCTTGCCGGAAGAACAGCAGATGACTGAAATAAAAAGCAGTTTCCCGAGCCTGTTTAAAACCGTTTTGCACCTGCTGGATGCCGAAAGCATTTGGTGGCAACGCATTAAACTGCAGGAAAAAATTGAACGCCCCAGCGAGAGCTTCAACGGAAGTTTTTCCGAGTTAAACAAAGCCTTGTTGCTGCAAAACAAACAGTGGCAGGACTGGATAAGCGGCTTGAACGAACACGGCCTGCAACACGAGTTTATTTATTTCAATTCGCAGGGCGAACGCTTTAAGCAACCGGTCTATCAAATGCTGCTGCACATGTTTAATCACGGCACGTATCATCGCGGGCAGATGGTAACCATGCTGCGGCAACTCGGTATAGAAAAAATACCGTCAACTGATTTTATTGCGTGGAGCCGGAAGAAGTAG
- a CDS encoding M20/M25/M40 family metallo-hydrolase, producing the protein MMKKILLLLLLTATVVVHAQSKNDDITVSEATRIENVLASDDMRGRKAGSPDIARVAAFIAIEFKKAGLQPLQGNSFLQPFVMVRPKLKELKYKAEGGDVDAKNIFVITTQPEIEVNEASGYEVRTIKAGGNMAVQARALNAEKKNLIVLVDPSYAPDFSRLSAFKRSMFQTPYSKVFLLATDLPKTFTVKASQDFEETHFANVVGILPGKSKKNEEVVFSSHYDHLGVGRPVAGDSVYNGANDDAAGTTAVIMLAKHFKKLGDNERSLVFAAFTAEEIGGFGSQYFSQQMNPSDVVAMFNIEMIGTESKWGTNSAYITGFEKTNMGEILQKNLQGTAFQFHPDPYPDQQLFYRSDNATLARLGVPAHTISTSKMDSEPNYHKPSDEVSTLDLENMTNIVKAIAESSRTIVSGADTPTRVKPESLQR; encoded by the coding sequence ATGATGAAAAAGATTTTGTTGCTGTTGTTGTTAACAGCGACCGTGGTTGTTCATGCGCAATCGAAGAACGACGACATTACGGTAAGTGAAGCTACCCGCATTGAAAATGTTTTGGCTTCGGACGACATGCGCGGACGCAAGGCCGGTTCGCCGGACATTGCCAGGGTCGCCGCTTTTATTGCGATTGAATTTAAAAAAGCCGGCTTGCAACCCTTGCAGGGCAACAGTTTTCTCCAACCCTTTGTAATGGTGCGACCAAAACTGAAAGAATTAAAATACAAAGCCGAAGGCGGCGACGTTGATGCGAAAAATATTTTCGTTATCACTACGCAACCTGAGATAGAAGTCAACGAGGCCTCGGGTTATGAAGTGCGCACCATCAAAGCCGGAGGCAACATGGCTGTGCAAGCCAGGGCGTTGAACGCAGAAAAGAAAAATTTGATTGTATTGGTTGATCCGTCCTACGCACCCGACTTTTCGCGATTGAGTGCTTTTAAGCGATCGATGTTTCAAACGCCGTACAGCAAAGTTTTTTTGCTGGCGACGGATTTGCCTAAAACCTTTACGGTGAAAGCTTCCCAGGATTTTGAAGAAACGCATTTTGCCAACGTTGTGGGCATTTTACCGGGCAAATCGAAGAAGAATGAAGAGGTTGTTTTCTCATCGCATTACGATCATTTGGGCGTAGGCCGTCCTGTGGCTGGCGACAGCGTTTACAACGGCGCGAACGATGATGCCGCGGGAACGACTGCAGTGATCATGCTGGCAAAACATTTTAAAAAGTTGGGTGACAACGAACGCAGCTTGGTGTTTGCTGCCTTTACAGCCGAAGAAATCGGCGGCTTTGGTTCGCAGTATTTTTCGCAGCAAATGAACCCGTCGGATGTGGTGGCGATGTTCAACATTGAAATGATTGGCACAGAAAGCAAATGGGGAACAAACAGCGCTTACATCACTGGCTTTGAGAAAACCAACATGGGCGAGATTCTGCAGAAAAATCTTCAGGGGACGGCCTTTCAATTTCATCCCGACCCTTATCCTGACCAGCAACTTTTTTATCGCTCCGATAATGCCACGCTGGCAAGGCTTGGCGTGCCGGCGCATACAATCTCCACTTCTAAAATGGACAGCGAACCAAACTACCACAAGCCAAGCGATGAAGTGAGTACGCTTGATTTGGAGAACATGACGAACATTGTCAAAGCAATTGCAGAAAGCAGCAGAACGATTGTGAGTGGTGCCGATACGCCAACGAGAGTAAAGCCCGAAAGTTTGCAGCGTTAA
- a CDS encoding YciI family protein — protein MNPNGCKKIVIAIFLCLLCNLALQAQTTVYNKRLADSLGADDYGMKMYVLVMLKTGPAKIADKVKTDSLFGGHLKNIKRLASIGKLVVAGPLQKNDEHYEGIFILNTKTKEEAKALLDTDPAVHAGLLEPVLYGWYGSAALPLYLPAVEKVSKKSF, from the coding sequence ATGAACCCGAACGGCTGCAAAAAAATCGTCATCGCAATCTTCCTGTGTTTGCTGTGCAATCTTGCCCTGCAAGCGCAAACCACAGTCTATAACAAACGTCTTGCGGATTCTTTAGGCGCAGATGATTACGGCATGAAGATGTACGTGCTGGTGATGCTGAAAACCGGTCCGGCAAAGATTGCCGATAAAGTAAAAACAGACAGCTTGTTTGGCGGGCATTTGAAGAACATCAAGCGCCTTGCAAGCATTGGGAAATTGGTGGTGGCCGGACCGCTGCAAAAAAACGACGAGCATTACGAAGGCATCTTTATCCTGAATACAAAAACAAAAGAAGAAGCAAAGGCTTTGCTTGATACCGATCCCGCTGTTCATGCCGGCCTTTTAGAGCCCGTGCTTTACGGTTGGTACGGCTCGGCGGCTTTGCCTTTGTATTTGCCGGCCGTTGAAAAAGTGAGCAAGAAGAGTTTTTAG
- a CDS encoding trans-sulfuration enzyme family protein has translation MAKKFSPKGFGSAAVHGGHVQDPNYAHQTPIYASSTFVYDTAEQGMKRFSGAEEGYIYSRWGNPTFKEPEAKITALETFGLNIEAKGILHASGMAAISTLLLSTLKAGDKILTHYSLYAGTDDILRLLLPHFGIEAVVLDLRDLNKAEEAIKNDASIKLVYLETPANPTIQIVDIEALTTIAKRHNLLVACDNTFATPYLQQPLKYGVDFVVHSTTKFLNGHGTAIGGILIGRDVEWMKTKITKTHRMLGGNSNPFDAFLLTLGLKTLELRMERHCGNAIQVANFLSQHPAIAKVNYEGLASHPEHDIAKKQMRKPGGMLSFELKEGFEGGKKFMDALQMCTRTVSLGTVDTLLCHPPSMTHFSVPKEQREKYGITDGLIRMSVGIENIEDILSDLEQALSV, from the coding sequence ATGGCTAAAAAATTTTCACCAAAAGGCTTTGGTTCTGCGGCGGTTCACGGCGGTCACGTGCAAGACCCAAACTATGCTCACCAAACACCCATCTACGCATCCAGCACCTTCGTTTATGATACCGCCGAGCAAGGCATGAAACGCTTTAGCGGCGCGGAGGAAGGCTATATTTATTCGCGTTGGGGCAATCCAACGTTTAAAGAACCCGAGGCAAAAATTACGGCACTCGAAACTTTTGGATTGAACATCGAAGCCAAAGGCATTTTGCACGCATCGGGCATGGCGGCTATTTCAACGTTACTCTTGTCAACCTTGAAAGCAGGCGATAAAATTCTCACACATTATTCTTTATATGCCGGTACTGATGACATTCTGCGCCTGCTGCTTCCGCACTTTGGAATTGAAGCCGTGGTGCTTGATTTGCGGGATTTAAACAAAGCGGAAGAGGCCATCAAAAACGACGCATCCATTAAACTGGTGTACCTCGAAACGCCGGCCAATCCCACGATCCAGATTGTGGACATTGAAGCCTTAACGACGATTGCAAAAAGACATAATCTTTTGGTGGCTTGCGACAACACCTTTGCCACCCCTTACCTGCAGCAACCGCTGAAATATGGTGTTGATTTCGTAGTTCATTCTACCACTAAATTTTTAAACGGCCACGGCACGGCCATTGGCGGAATATTAATTGGCCGCGATGTGGAATGGATGAAAACCAAGATCACCAAAACGCACCGCATGTTGGGCGGCAACTCCAATCCGTTTGACGCTTTTCTTTTAACGCTGGGCTTGAAAACATTGGAACTGCGCATGGAACGGCACTGCGGCAACGCAATACAGGTAGCGAATTTTTTATCGCAACATCCGGCCATTGCAAAAGTGAATTACGAAGGACTTGCCTCCCACCCCGAACACGACATTGCCAAAAAACAAATGCGCAAGCCGGGTGGCATGTTGAGCTTTGAATTGAAAGAAGGCTTTGAAGGCGGCAAAAAATTTATGGACGCTTTGCAAATGTGTACCCGCACCGTGTCGCTTGGAACGGTGGATACCTTGCTTTGCCATCCGCCTTCGATGACGCATTTCAGCGTGCCTAAAGAACAACGCGAAAAATACGGCATCACCGATGGCCTCATTCGCATGAGCGTGGGCATTGAAAACATTGAAGATATTTTGAGCGACCTGGAACAGGCGCTATCCGTTTGA
- a CDS encoding GNAT family N-acetyltransferase, which yields MAIENYPIGGNSIHRTDTPLEKKPTSEVIIRRAVRKDCARILELVKELAEYERAPQEVTLTLQHFEESGFGPSPVWWAFVAEMNGRVEGFALYYIRFSTWKGQRMYLEDFLVTEKLRGQGIGKKLFDQLLIEAKEKGFNGIVWQVLEWNEPAINFYKKYKASFDAEWVNCILPISNEQ from the coding sequence ATGGCAATTGAAAATTATCCAATAGGCGGCAACAGTATTCACCGCACAGATACACCCCTCGAAAAAAAACCGACCAGTGAAGTAATCATCCGTCGTGCGGTGCGGAAGGATTGTGCCCGCATTTTGGAACTGGTGAAAGAGTTGGCCGAATACGAAAGAGCACCGCAGGAAGTCACTCTTACATTGCAACATTTTGAGGAAAGCGGCTTTGGCCCAAGCCCCGTATGGTGGGCCTTTGTGGCCGAAATGAACGGCCGCGTGGAAGGTTTTGCGCTTTACTACATCCGCTTCAGTACCTGGAAAGGCCAGCGCATGTACCTCGAAGATTTTCTGGTAACGGAAAAGTTGCGCGGTCAGGGCATTGGCAAAAAATTGTTCGACCAATTACTTATCGAAGCCAAAGAAAAAGGCTTCAACGGCATTGTGTGGCAAGTGTTGGAATGGAATGAACCGGCCATCAACTTCTACAAAAAATACAAGGCTTCCTTTGATGCAGAATGGGTGAACTGCATTTTACCAATCAGCAATGAGCAATAA